The Curtobacterium herbarum genome contains the following window.
CGCGGCGGCGCTGAGTCGCGCGGCCCGGTCGAGTCCGACGCGCTGGACGAACGGCCCGACGAAGCGGCCGCTGACCAGCAGGACGACCACCTGCGGCAGCGTCCCGACGGCGGCGAGCGCCGGGGGCCAGCCCCAGGCGAACTGCAGCTGCAGGGTGACGAGGTACGACAGGGCGGCCATGGCGAGCCCCGCGGCGGCCTTGTACGCGAGACCGCTCGCGACCAGGGGCCGGGCGAGCAAGCGCAGGTCGAGCAGGGGGTGGTGTGCGGTGCGCTCCCGCACGACGAAGCCGACGGCCACCAGGACGGTCGCCGTCCCGGCTGCCCACCCGGTCCAGGCGGCAGCGCCGCCGACGACGAGCGTCGGGGTGACGAGGACGCCGACGATGCTCGCGGTGCCGAGGACCGCCCCGACGACGTCGACGGGTTCGCGGTGCAGGTCGTCCGGACGATCGACGGCGATGCCGGCACGGATGCCGACGAAGGCGACGAGGGCGATCGGCACGTTCGCGACGAGCAGTACCTGCCACGGTGCGACAGCCAGGACGAACCCGCCGATGGTGGGTCCGACGGCGAGGCCGACGAGACCGGCGGTGGAGATCACCGTCAGTGCCCGGACGCGCAGGTCCTGGCTGGCGAAGAGCCGGAACGCCAGCGCCATGGACCCGGGGGTCGTCATCGCGGCGGCGATGCCCATGAGCGCCCGGACGACGATGAGCTGCTCCACCGAAGTGACGAACACGGTCGCCAGGCTCGCCACCGCCAGGAGGACCAGGCCGACGAGCATCGTGCGACGACGTCCGACCCGGTCGGCGACCGCACCGAAGAGCAGCATCAGACCGCCGAAGGCCACCGAGTAGGCACCGGACACCCACTGCAGCGCGGACGTCGTGGCGGTCAGGTCGCGGGCGATGGTGGGGAGGGCGACGGTGAGGACCGAGTTGTCGAGCATCTCGAACAGGAACACCGCGGACAGCCCGGCGAGTGGCAGCCAGGCGTCACGGAGTCCAGCGGATGGCGAGCCCGTCGTGGTCGCCAGTGAGGTTCGTACTGATGAGGTTCGTCCGTGCACGGGCGCACTCCTTCGATGAAGAAGTGGCGACTCCCGTGAGACGCGTACGCGGTTCCGCCTGCCGGAGCAGCGCGGGTTTTTTCCCTCTGCGTCGAACCCTAACCCATACGGTGTCGTCATGGCTGCTGTCCCCGCGTCCGACGGACCGTCCCTGCACGCGTTCGACCACGTCGTCATCGGCGCCGGGATCGTCGGCGCCGCCACCGCCCGGTCGTTGGCCGCCCGCGGCGAGCGCGTCCTGCTGCTCGAACAGCACGACCGCGGGCACGTGCACGGCTCCTCCCACGGGGGCAGCCGGATCTTCCGGATGGGCTACCCGGACGCCGACTACGTCGACCTGACGCTGCGGGCCTGGGACGCGTGGGCTGCGCTCGAGGTCGCGTCCGGTAGGACCCTGCTCGACCACACCGGCGCCGTGGACCACGGTCGCCCCGAGGTGGTCGACGCGATCGCCGCCGCACTCGACACCGCGGGGATCGCCACGGAGCGCCTGACCCCGGCCGAGGCCGCCGCCCGCTGGCCCGGCATCGCCTTCGAGGGGCACGTCCTGGCGCACGCGACCGCCGGCCGGATCCGTGCCGCGGACGCCCTGGAGGCGCTGCTCGACCTGGCAGCATCGGCCGGCGCCGACCTGCGCTTCGGTGCGCGGGTGACGGCGGTGCAGGACGACGGCGACACCGTGATGCTGACGCTCGCGGACGGCACGACGGTCCGCACCGGCGGTGTCGTCGCGGCCGTCGGTGCCTGGGCCCCCACGCTGGTGGGTGGGCTGCTCGCCGGGCGTGGGGCGAGCCTCCCGGCCATCCGCGTCACCCAGGAGCAACCCGCCCACTTCCCCAGCCACCTGCCGGACGAGGCGTGGCCGTCGTTCGTGCACCACCCGGCCGACGGCGGCGGTGTCTACGGGCTGCTGACGCCGGGCGAG
Protein-coding sequences here:
- a CDS encoding MFS transporter, giving the protein MHGRTSSVRTSLATTTGSPSAGLRDAWLPLAGLSAVFLFEMLDNSVLTVALPTIARDLTATTSALQWVSGAYSVAFGGLMLLFGAVADRVGRRRTMLVGLVLLAVASLATVFVTSVEQLIVVRALMGIAAAMTTPGSMALAFRLFASQDLRVRALTVISTAGLVGLAVGPTIGGFVLAVAPWQVLLVANVPIALVAFVGIRAGIAVDRPDDLHREPVDVVGAVLGTASIVGVLVTPTLVVGGAAAWTGWAAGTATVLVAVGFVVRERTAHHPLLDLRLLARPLVASGLAYKAAAGLAMAALSYLVTLQLQFAWGWPPALAAVGTLPQVVVLLVSGRFVGPFVQRVGLDRAARLSAAAVVVGLAVFALTARLGYPGVLVALVLVAAGMRVVGAVAGNNVLHGLPADRTSIGAALVDTASEVATAVGIAATGTILAALVPGSLGTTPWTPDRTATFDGAVAIAGVVVTVLAAVLVLVGVLRARTAPATPTTPTTKEDSDV
- a CDS encoding FAD-dependent oxidoreductase; this encodes MAAVPASDGPSLHAFDHVVIGAGIVGAATARSLAARGERVLLLEQHDRGHVHGSSHGGSRIFRMGYPDADYVDLTLRAWDAWAALEVASGRTLLDHTGAVDHGRPEVVDAIAAALDTAGIATERLTPAEAAARWPGIAFEGHVLAHATAGRIRAADALEALLDLAASAGADLRFGARVTAVQDDGDTVMLTLADGTTVRTGGVVAAVGAWAPTLVGGLLAGRGASLPAIRVTQEQPAHFPSHLPDEAWPSFVHHPADGGGVYGLLTPGEGVKVGFHGTGPVVDPDDRDRTPDAAEVARLQAYVERFVPGVDASQPTLISCLYDNSPDEDFVLDRRGPVTVATGSSGHGFKFAPLVGEMLADLATGGEPHPRFAL